The Alkalibacter rhizosphaerae genomic sequence GCAAATCATTATTGAGACCAGTCCACTCAACAACCATGAGCTCTCAGAATATTGCCGACGCAAAGGCATATATGCGGAGGAAATCGAAGTCTGGAAGCAAGCATTCATCACCGGTGAAACAGCTGAAGAATCCAAGGTCAAAAAAGAACTCAAGGACAGTCAAGCAGAGCTTAAACTTACAAAAAAGGAACTGGAGCGCAAGGAGAAAGCTCTTGCCGAAGCTGCCGCACTCTTGGTATTAAAAAAAAAGATGCAAGCGATTTGGAGTTCGGACGAGGAAGATTGACCAGCCAATCAAATCGCATCAAAGTGGTTGTGGCCATCGACGAAGCAGTCCTTTCTGGAGCCAGACAGTTCAAGGCTTGCGAAGTCGTCGGTATCAGCGAGAGGACCTACCAGCGCTGGAAAGTTCAAGGTAACGATACAAAAGACGGTCGTCCGGATGCGCTAAGACCCATACCTGCAAACAAGCTGCATTTGGAGGAGGAGAAGAGGATCCTGGAGGTGATGAACCAAAAGGAACATCGAAGCCTTTCACCAAATCAAGTCTTTCATAAGCTCATTGATAAAGAAGGAATATATATCGCTTCGGTTTCAAGTTTTTATCGGGTCTTGAGATATTTTGGTCAAGTCAATCATCGGGGCTATGCAAAAGCACCCATAAGCAAGAATATTACAACACATTGTGCAACAGGCCCCAATCAGGTCTGGATGTGGGATATCACCTGGCTTCCCGGTCCCGTGAAAGGAATATACTATTACCTGTACATGATCATTGATTTATTCAGCCGCAAAGTGGTTGGCTGGGAGATCTGGGATCACGAGAGTTCTGAAAACGCCAGTGTTCTTGTGAAGAAGGCTGCGTACTCTGAAAATGTATTGATGAAGAACGAGCCTTTGGTGTTACATTCTGATAACGGAAGTCCGATGAAAGGTGCTTCCTTGTTGACAACGCTGTATAATCTAGGGATCGTGCGATCCAACAGCAGGCCAAGAGTGAGCAATGACAATGCTTATATTGAGTCAATGTTCCGAACGGTCAAATACATGCCATCTTTTCCCCATAATGGATTTTCAGATATTGAAACTGCCCGCAGATGGGTCGATGCCTTCGTTGATTATTATAATAATGACCACCACCACAGCAGCTTGAAATTTTTGACTCCCAACCAAAGACACAATGGATCGTCCGATGAGATCCTTCAAAGAAGAAAAGAAATACTGGAAACTGCAAAGGCAAAGAACCCTGAACGATGGACCGGACCGGTTCAAAACTGCACCATGGAACAAGCCGTTTGGCTGAATCCATCAAAAGAAAAAAACAGTGAAAAAGCATGCTAGCATATTTGAGAAAAGCGACAACTATGTTGACAATTACCGGTACTGGGCTGTGGGGATTTACGATTCTACTCATCGTAGTATTATTCATCGCATCTTCCGTTTCCGGCATCTTGAGGGGAGTTCGGATCCTGTCCAACATCAACCTGTTTTTTTATCTGGGCATGTTGGGGATGGTACTGCTGTTTGGAGGTACCGTCTTCATCTTGTCCTTTGGCATGGAGGGCATTGGAGCATTTGTACAAAACTTTGTTCCACGCGCTTTGTTTACCGGAGCCATTTCGGGTGACTCCTGGGCCCAAGACTGGCCCATGTTCTACTTTGGAAATTGGATGGCCTGGGCGCCCATCACGGCTGTTTTTTTAGGTCGGATCGCCTACGGTCGTACGGTTCGGGAATTCATTTTCATGAATCTGCTTGCCACATCTCTGTTCAGCATCATCTGGTTCATGATCATTTCCGGAGCCACTATCAACATGTATTTGAATCATCCTGGCAGCGGTATCCTGGAAGCATTTCAACTGGGTTACGAAAACGTGATCTATCAACTGTTGCAAAATATACCCATGTCGACAGTGATGATCCCGCTGTATCTGTTGGTGGTATTGATCTCTTTCGTCACCGCCAGCGATTCTACGACCATTGCCATTGCTGGAGTTTGCAGCAAGGGGATCACCTTGGACAGTCCGGATTCCTCCAAAGCGTTAAAGGTAGTTTGGGGAATCATCATTGCCGGACTGACCTGGGTCATGCTTTTTGCGGGAGAAGGGATCACCGGTGTCAAGATGCTTTCCAACATCGGTGGACTGCCAGCCATGTTTTTTTCCATTGCGGTGATCGTTGGTGCGATCAAGGTTGGAACACAGGGATACAGCAAGTAAATAGATTTTTATTGTTTTTTGGGGACGGTGACTTTTTTGCAAAAAAGTCACCGTCCCCTTTGTTTCCCTTTGTGTCGTCCCTTAGGGAAGGGTATAATGGAACTACAGCAACTTCAATGGGACAGGAGGAAGTTTCATGGACGAGTACCTACAAATGTTTTTAAGCGAGCCTATGGTTCGTAAACTGGTGATCGTCGTGATCGGCGCTATTGTGATCATCACGATCAAGAATTTGTTGCGCTCCCGTATTGGAAAATACGTCAAGGATCGCAACAACTCGTACCGTTCCAAAAAAGCCGTCAACATTACCGGATATTTTTTGATCGTGATGTTTGTCTTGTTCGTTTATATCGATGATCTGCAAGGAATCTCGGTATTTTTTGGCATTGCGGGAGCAGGAGTGGCTTTTGCCCTCCAGGAAGTTATCGTCAGTATTGCAGGGTGGATCGCCATATTGTCCAGCGACATCTACAAGGCCGGAGACCGTGTCCTTTTGGGCGGGATCAAGGGGGATGTTATTGACGTTGGTATCCTTCGGACCACCATCATGGAGATGGGCAGCTGGTCCGACGGGGATCGATATAACGGCCGGATCGTACGCATCGGCAACAGCTTTGTCTTCAAGGAACCTGTCTACAACTATTCTTCCGATTTTCCCTTCTTGTGGGATGAGATCAAGATCCCCATCAAGTATGGAAGCGATTATCAAATAGCCAGGACCATGCTCATGGAAGTGGCGCAGGAAGTGGTCGGAACCTATGCAGAGGAAGCGGCAACATACTGGAAAGAAATGGTTCGAAAATTCCTGATCGAAGATGCTACGACCCACCCCATGGTGACCCTTGTCGCCAATGACAATTGGGCGGAATTTACTTTGCGATATGTCGTTGATTATAAAAAGAGGATCACCACAAAAGACGAACTCTTTACCCGATTGTTGGAGCGAATTGAAAAAGAAGGAAGCAGCGTGGCGCTGGCCTCCGCAACATTCCATCTGGTGGAAATCCCGTCGGTAGAAGTACAGCTTAAAAAGGAAGATGGAAGGTGAGAAGATGGAACAATGGGAAGTGCATTTGACATTTGGCGATAAAATATCCGGCAAGTTGCTACTTGTATTGTTGGAACAGATCCATGAAACGGGATCCATCAACAAAGCCGTCGAGGCGGCAGGCGTATCCTATCGCAGTGGATGGAATTTGCTCAACAAAACGGAAGATACTCTGGGCAAAAAACTGATCCAGCGGCAAAGCGGCGGCCAAAGCGGTGGAGGCAGTGCACTAACGGCAGACGGTCTCCAACTCTTGGGACACATGAAATCTTTGCAGCGGGACGTGGAAGGTCAATTCAAGTCCATTCTCAGTGAAGAGGAAAAAACGGATCGTAAACTCATGATCGCCAGTACTACTGAACCCATAACCACCGGGTTGCTGGACGTATTGGAACAAGCATTCCTGCAATCCACCGGGATCGCTGTCTTCCACATGGCGGCGGGGAGCGGCAGAGCATTGGAGATGGCAAAAGCCGGCAGAGTGGACGGGGTGTTGACCCATGCACCAGAGTTGGAAGATGCATTTGTAAAAGAGGGTTGGGGTGTGGCCAAGCGACAATTCATGGAGGATGCTTTCGTGTTGATCGGTCCAATAGAGGACCCGGCGAAGGTTTCCGTTGCATCATCCATGGGAGAGGCACTTCTCAACATCGAACGAGCAGAGGCTCCATTCATTTCCCGGGCAGATCGATCCGGCACCCACTTGAAAGAAGAAGCGCTTTGGGATGCAGCGGGTATCGATCCAAAAAACCAAAGATGGTATGTCAAAGCCAACACCTTGTCGGGCAACGACGGGGTATTGATTTTGGCGGAACAACAAAAGGCCTATGCATTGGTCGACATGGCCACTTTTATGGTCGCCTATAAAGGTGACGGACTTCGCATATTAAGAAAAGGGGATCCAGGATTGGAAAACGTTTTTTCTTTTATTCCCGTATCCCGATCGAAAGCCCCCGTCAATCAGAGGGATGGAGAGATTTTTGCGCAATGGCTGATCAGCGAAGAAGCGAAAACGATCATGGAAGGGTTCTGCAAGAACGAAACAGGAGAGTCTCTGTTCAAGCCGATCCTGCAGACACCACAAGATGTGGAAGGGGAAAAAAAATGAGGATCATCGACCTGCACTGCGACACTATGGCCCGTTTGCACAAGGACAAAAGTGCGACCATCCTTGCCAACGATTTCTCCGTGGATTTGAACAAGCTGAAAAAGGGACAGGTGGATACCCAGTTTTTTGCCATGTTTCTAAATCTGGAGAAAATTCAAGAAAGTGGAGAGGAACCGTATCCCTATCTGTTGGATTTTTATAAAACCGTGGACCTTGCCTTAAAATCAGCAAAGACCACATTGAATAAAGCGACAAACATGGATGACGTGGAACAAAACCGTCAAGACAATACTATTTCCGCGATCCTGACCATTGAAGAAGGGGGATTCCTTCAGGGGGATATTTGTCGATTGGATCAGGCCTATGACATGGGCGTCCGACTGATCACCCTGACGTGGAATTACGAAAACTGCATCGGATTTCCAAACTACAAAGATCCGGCCATCATGGACAAAGGATTGAAACCTTTTGGATTTGAAGTAGTGGAAGCAATGAACGAA encodes the following:
- a CDS encoding mechanosensitive ion channel family protein, giving the protein MDEYLQMFLSEPMVRKLVIVVIGAIVIITIKNLLRSRIGKYVKDRNNSYRSKKAVNITGYFLIVMFVLFVYIDDLQGISVFFGIAGAGVAFALQEVIVSIAGWIAILSSDIYKAGDRVLLGGIKGDVIDVGILRTTIMEMGSWSDGDRYNGRIVRIGNSFVFKEPVYNYSSDFPFLWDEIKIPIKYGSDYQIARTMLMEVAQEVVGTYAEEAATYWKEMVRKFLIEDATTHPMVTLVANDNWAEFTLRYVVDYKKRITTKDELFTRLLERIEKEGSSVALASATFHLVEIPSVEVQLKKEDGR
- a CDS encoding transposase translates to MSGDQKYYMLVAKRERINMATYSKEFKDKLIKLMLPPENRSIKELVDEYHVHEQTLYKWRKKAKSKGTVYQDHAGSKQKYSKEMQLQIIIETSPLNNHELSEYCRRKGIYAEEIEVWKQAFITGETAEESKVKKELKDSQAELKLTKKELERKEKALAEAAALLVLKKKMQAIWSSDEED
- a CDS encoding substrate-binding domain-containing protein codes for the protein MEQWEVHLTFGDKISGKLLLVLLEQIHETGSINKAVEAAGVSYRSGWNLLNKTEDTLGKKLIQRQSGGQSGGGSALTADGLQLLGHMKSLQRDVEGQFKSILSEEEKTDRKLMIASTTEPITTGLLDVLEQAFLQSTGIAVFHMAAGSGRALEMAKAGRVDGVLTHAPELEDAFVKEGWGVAKRQFMEDAFVLIGPIEDPAKVSVASSMGEALLNIERAEAPFISRADRSGTHLKEEALWDAAGIDPKNQRWYVKANTLSGNDGVLILAEQQKAYALVDMATFMVAYKGDGLRILRKGDPGLENVFSFIPVSRSKAPVNQRDGEIFAQWLISEEAKTIMEGFCKNETGESLFKPILQTPQDVEGEKK
- a CDS encoding IS3 family transposase; translation: MTSQSNRIKVVVAIDEAVLSGARQFKACEVVGISERTYQRWKVQGNDTKDGRPDALRPIPANKLHLEEEKRILEVMNQKEHRSLSPNQVFHKLIDKEGIYIASVSSFYRVLRYFGQVNHRGYAKAPISKNITTHCATGPNQVWMWDITWLPGPVKGIYYYLYMIIDLFSRKVVGWEIWDHESSENASVLVKKAAYSENVLMKNEPLVLHSDNGSPMKGASLLTTLYNLGIVRSNSRPRVSNDNAYIESMFRTVKYMPSFPHNGFSDIETARRWVDAFVDYYNNDHHHSSLKFLTPNQRHNGSSDEILQRRKEILETAKAKNPERWTGPVQNCTMEQAVWLNPSKEKNSEKAC
- a CDS encoding BCCT family transporter; the encoded protein is MLTITGTGLWGFTILLIVVLFIASSVSGILRGVRILSNINLFFYLGMLGMVLLFGGTVFILSFGMEGIGAFVQNFVPRALFTGAISGDSWAQDWPMFYFGNWMAWAPITAVFLGRIAYGRTVREFIFMNLLATSLFSIIWFMIISGATINMYLNHPGSGILEAFQLGYENVIYQLLQNIPMSTVMIPLYLLVVLISFVTASDSTTIAIAGVCSKGITLDSPDSSKALKVVWGIIIAGLTWVMLFAGEGITGVKMLSNIGGLPAMFFSIAVIVGAIKVGTQGYSK
- a CDS encoding dipeptidase; translation: MRIIDLHCDTMARLHKDKSATILANDFSVDLNKLKKGQVDTQFFAMFLNLEKIQESGEEPYPYLLDFYKTVDLALKSAKTTLNKATNMDDVEQNRQDNTISAILTIEEGGFLQGDICRLDQAYDMGVRLITLTWNYENCIGFPNYKDPAIMDKGLKPFGFEVVEAMNEKGMIVDVSHLSDGGFFDCIRHSKKPVIASHSNCRALTNVTRNMTDDMIRLLADKGGVMGLNFAPMFLGPDQTSRVDDMVAHVLHMKNVGGEDVLALGSDFDGIGGVLEIDSSGDLMRLVEALGRSGMSDTTLEKFCWRNAQRVMEDCLGNVEE